From Streptomyces sp. NBC_00683, one genomic window encodes:
- a CDS encoding ROK family protein, with translation MGRLTGGDPSLLRRINSAVVLHALRGAQSPTLTDLTRLTGLSRPTVEGVVEGLFEAGLVVEASPDESETRRQGRPARRFRFRAEAGYLLGVEIGSHRVSALLSGLDGRIVGAGSREVSETACADDRIDQVRAVIADVLRRTGVARSSLRAVGVGSPGIVEADGTVRLGTALPDWTGLALGEKLRRSFRCPVLVENDANAAAVAEHWKGAATESDDIVFVLAGLSPGAGSLIGGRLHRGFGGAAGEIGALHLLGRDVTPEHLLSTTDTPLDPLDEHAVAAVFSKAKHGDAGAQAAVERFIQRLVHDVAALVLALDPELVVIGGWAAGLDGVLDPLRDELARYCLRPPKVTLSLLGEAAVATGALRLALDHVEEQLFAVEATVTARR, from the coding sequence GTGGGCCGGCTGACCGGTGGGGACCCGTCTCTGCTCCGGCGGATCAATTCCGCGGTGGTGCTGCACGCCCTGCGGGGGGCCCAGTCACCCACCCTCACGGACCTGACGCGACTCACGGGGCTGTCCCGTCCTACCGTCGAGGGAGTCGTCGAGGGCCTCTTCGAGGCAGGTCTGGTCGTCGAGGCCTCGCCTGACGAGAGCGAGACACGGCGGCAGGGGCGGCCTGCCAGGCGGTTCCGGTTCCGTGCCGAGGCCGGGTACTTGCTGGGTGTCGAGATCGGCTCCCACCGGGTCTCCGCGCTGCTGTCCGGGCTGGACGGAAGAATCGTGGGCGCGGGCTCGCGCGAGGTCTCCGAGACCGCTTGCGCGGATGACAGGATCGATCAGGTCAGGGCCGTGATCGCCGATGTACTGCGGCGTACCGGAGTGGCGCGGAGCAGTCTGCGAGCGGTCGGGGTGGGCAGCCCAGGAATTGTCGAGGCCGACGGGACCGTGCGGCTGGGCACCGCCCTGCCGGACTGGACCGGCCTGGCGCTCGGCGAGAAGCTGCGGCGCTCCTTCCGGTGCCCTGTGCTGGTGGAGAACGACGCCAATGCCGCGGCGGTGGCCGAGCACTGGAAGGGTGCGGCAACCGAGTCCGATGACATCGTCTTCGTTCTCGCGGGCTTGAGCCCCGGGGCGGGTTCGCTGATCGGCGGGCGGCTGCACCGCGGATTCGGCGGGGCGGCCGGCGAGATCGGCGCGCTGCACCTGCTGGGCCGGGATGTCACCCCGGAGCATCTCCTCTCGACGACCGACACCCCGCTGGACCCGCTGGACGAGCACGCCGTGGCCGCCGTCTTCTCGAAGGCCAAGCACGGGGATGCAGGCGCGCAGGCCGCTGTCGAGCGGTTCATCCAGCGTCTGGTTCACGACGTCGCGGCCCTGGTGCTGGCGCTGGATCCGGAGCTCGTGGTCATCGGCGGCTGGGCCGCCGGCCTGGACGGTGTCCTCGACCCGCTCCGGGACGAGCTGGCCCGCTACTGTCTGCGGCCGCCCAAGGTGACCCTGTCGCTGCTGGGCGAGGCGGCCGTGGCCACCGGCGCCCTGCGGCTCGCGCTGGACCATGTCGAGGAGCAGCTCTTCGCGGTGGAGGCAACGGTGACGGCCCGCCGCTG
- a CDS encoding sensor histidine kinase, whose amino-acid sequence MRRLLRPLAVPATYSRWLHLLIPSAVVSVWLFISPDRPWVPFVLAIPVGLIPAMRLAEGVQAQLLLTPQERGRPDAAISIAPAATWADRWRTAVWLEARLLFATAATFATVWLPATTVDLVSASFGTPLSGDWLVRGIEPGWWFALLAPLPILLLLGLVVVLGHLVTAVARRLLGPSPVERMTALEERTEQLLERNRIARELHDSIGHALTVAVVQAGAARTARDPEFTDRALAAIEETGRSALDDLERVLRVLRESDTPVSRRPTLLEADRLLDSARGAGATIKANVSGPLGLVPDPVSREGYRILQESLTNVLRHAGPVPVRVRLAVMDGWLELEVANPLDGSSKVRGGGSGLRGIRERASLLGGKAKTGPYEGEWMVHASLPLDHIR is encoded by the coding sequence ATGCGCCGCCTCCTCAGACCGTTGGCAGTCCCCGCCACCTACAGCCGATGGCTTCACCTGCTCATCCCGTCCGCGGTCGTCAGCGTGTGGCTGTTCATTTCCCCGGACAGGCCGTGGGTTCCCTTCGTCCTCGCGATTCCCGTGGGGCTGATTCCCGCGATGCGTCTCGCCGAAGGAGTGCAGGCTCAGCTGCTCCTCACACCGCAGGAGCGCGGCCGCCCGGACGCCGCGATCTCCATTGCGCCCGCGGCGACATGGGCGGACCGCTGGCGCACCGCGGTCTGGCTGGAGGCACGGCTGCTGTTCGCGACCGCGGCCACCTTCGCAACGGTCTGGCTGCCTGCCACGACGGTCGACCTCGTCAGCGCCTCGTTCGGGACCCCGCTGAGCGGTGACTGGCTGGTCCGTGGCATCGAGCCGGGCTGGTGGTTCGCGCTGCTCGCTCCCCTGCCGATCCTGCTGCTGCTCGGGCTGGTCGTCGTGCTCGGCCACCTGGTCACAGCTGTTGCCCGCAGGTTGCTCGGCCCGTCACCCGTTGAGCGGATGACCGCCCTGGAGGAGCGCACCGAGCAGTTGCTCGAGCGCAACCGCATAGCCCGCGAGCTCCATGATTCGATCGGGCACGCGCTGACGGTCGCGGTGGTGCAGGCGGGGGCTGCTCGGACTGCGCGCGACCCCGAGTTCACCGACCGGGCACTCGCCGCCATCGAGGAGACCGGCCGCAGCGCGCTGGACGACCTGGAGCGCGTCCTGCGAGTACTGCGGGAATCGGACACCCCCGTCAGCCGGCGGCCCACGCTGCTCGAGGCCGACAGGCTCCTGGACTCGGCCCGCGGCGCCGGGGCGACGATCAAAGCGAATGTGTCGGGGCCGCTGGGTCTGGTCCCCGACCCCGTGTCCCGCGAGGGTTACCGAATTCTTCAGGAGTCACTCACCAACGTGCTGCGTCACGCCGGCCCCGTACCCGTCCGGGTGAGGCTCGCGGTGATGGACGGGTGGCTGGAGCTCGAGGTGGCCAATCCGCTCGACGGATCATCGAAGGTGCGGGGCGGCGGAAGCGGCCTGCGGGGCATACGGGAGCGAGCCTCCCTGCTCGGCGGAAAGGCCAAGACGGGCCCGTACGAAGGAGAGTGGATGGTGCACGCGAGCCTCCCGCTGGACCACATACGCTGA
- a CDS encoding ATP-binding cassette domain-containing protein has translation MTSIDVHELTKDYGPTRAVDHLTFSVRPGRVTGFLGPNGAGKSTTMRLVLGLDRATGGSATIGGQPYASLGNPLRRVGALLDAQAAHGSRTARNHLLALAASNGIAGSRVEKVLEEAGLGTVGGKRIKTFSLGMRQRLGIAAALLGDPEVVMLDEPSNGLDPEGIIWIRELMRRLAREGRTVLVSSHLMNETSSFADHLVVLGRGRLLVDLPMQEFLDSRSRPRVRLRTTESTRLRDVLIRKGYEPEQGDDGRWTVEGVKAEEIGAVAAFEGIPILELIDEQATLEQAYLDLTAAETEFAAPTSSTARQEV, from the coding sequence ATGACCAGCATCGACGTTCACGAGCTCACGAAGGACTACGGACCCACCCGCGCCGTGGACCACCTCACGTTCAGCGTGCGGCCGGGCCGGGTGACGGGATTTCTCGGTCCGAACGGCGCCGGGAAGTCCACCACCATGCGACTCGTCCTCGGCCTGGACCGGGCCACGGGTGGTTCCGCCACGATCGGCGGACAGCCCTACGCCTCGCTCGGCAACCCGCTGCGCCGCGTCGGCGCACTGCTCGATGCGCAGGCGGCGCACGGCTCGCGGACCGCGCGCAACCACCTGCTGGCGCTCGCCGCGAGCAACGGCATAGCCGGCAGCCGGGTCGAGAAGGTGCTCGAGGAAGCCGGTCTCGGCACAGTCGGCGGAAAGCGGATCAAGACGTTCTCGCTCGGCATGCGCCAGCGTCTCGGTATTGCTGCGGCACTGCTCGGAGATCCGGAGGTGGTGATGCTGGACGAACCGTCGAACGGACTGGACCCGGAAGGCATCATCTGGATCCGTGAGCTGATGCGGCGGCTGGCCCGCGAGGGCCGCACAGTCCTCGTCTCCAGCCACTTGATGAACGAGACCTCTTCCTTCGCCGACCACCTGGTGGTCCTCGGCCGTGGCCGGCTCCTCGTCGATCTGCCGATGCAGGAGTTCCTCGACTCGCGGAGCCGTCCGCGCGTACGTCTCCGGACAACCGAATCCACGCGACTGAGGGATGTGCTGATCCGCAAGGGCTACGAGCCGGAGCAGGGAGACGACGGCCGCTGGACGGTGGAGGGAGTCAAGGCGGAGGAAATCGGTGCCGTGGCCGCCTTCGAAGGAATCCCCATCCTTGAGCTCATCGACGAGCAGGCCACCCTGGAACAGGCATATCTCGACCTCACCGCGGCCGAAACGGAATTCGCCGCCCCCACATCATCCACCGCCCGCCAGGAGGTCTGA
- a CDS encoding response regulator transcription factor produces MPVTVLLVDDEPLVRTGLRAVLEAQPDITVVGEAADGAAVIPLVRQLRPDVVAMDVRMPLMDGIEATRLVLRTVADPPKILVVTTFENDEYVYEALRAGADGFLLKRARPAEIVHAVRLVAEGESLLFPAAVRRLAAEYGTSKARAAMDRAALTDREAAVLRLMARGLSNSEIAAKLTVGVETVKSHVSAVLAKLGARDRTQAVIAAYESGFVAPG; encoded by the coding sequence ATGCCGGTTACCGTACTTCTGGTCGACGACGAGCCCCTCGTACGCACGGGACTGCGTGCGGTCCTCGAGGCGCAGCCCGATATCACCGTGGTGGGTGAGGCGGCCGATGGTGCCGCGGTGATCCCCCTCGTGCGTCAACTGCGCCCCGATGTCGTGGCGATGGACGTCCGTATGCCTTTGATGGACGGGATCGAGGCGACCCGGCTGGTGCTGCGCACGGTTGCCGATCCGCCGAAGATCCTCGTGGTGACGACCTTCGAGAACGACGAGTACGTGTACGAGGCGCTGCGTGCCGGTGCGGACGGGTTCCTCCTCAAGCGCGCCAGGCCTGCGGAGATCGTGCACGCGGTGCGGTTGGTGGCGGAGGGGGAGTCGCTGCTGTTCCCCGCTGCGGTCCGCCGGCTCGCGGCGGAGTACGGAACGAGCAAGGCGCGGGCGGCGATGGACCGTGCGGCTCTCACCGACCGTGAGGCCGCGGTGCTCCGGTTGATGGCACGGGGCCTGTCCAACTCGGAGATCGCCGCGAAGCTCACGGTCGGGGTGGAGACGGTGAAGAGCCATGTCAGCGCGGTTCTGGCGAAGTTGGGCGCCAGGGACCGTACCCAGGCGGTGATCGCCGCCTACGAGTCCGGCTTCGTGGCCCCGGGCTGA
- a CDS encoding hemolysin family protein: protein MTEVLLLLVAVLLSLACGAFVAAEFSLTTVERGELERAVERGERGAAGALKAVRSLTFQLSGAQLGITVTNLVVGMLAEPSIAKLIQGPVEAMGVSPGVASTLALVIGTALSTVVLMVVGELVPKNWAISSPLAVAKVVATPQRVFTAVFRPFISHLNNTANRIVRRFGLEPTEELASARSPQELVALARHSAKEGALEADTAELFVRTLNLSELTAENVMTPRVQVTALEIRATAEDVANATRATGLSRFPVYRGSLDSVVGVAHIKDVLAIPAAQRPRKRVSDMLREPLLVPETLTVDRLLDRLSGKLAMAVVIDEYGGTAGVVTLEDIVEEVVGEVRDEHDPHETPDLAPAGEDADGRTLWSADGAARTDQLRTIGLRVPDGPYETLAGLIATEVGRIPVVGDTVELTNWRIDVVDASGHRAARALLHAPLPGTDDPTENER from the coding sequence ATGACCGAAGTGCTTCTGCTCCTCGTGGCGGTACTGCTCTCACTCGCCTGCGGCGCCTTCGTGGCGGCTGAGTTCTCTCTGACCACCGTGGAGCGCGGCGAGCTCGAACGGGCCGTCGAGCGAGGGGAACGAGGTGCGGCGGGAGCACTCAAGGCTGTCCGGAGCCTCACCTTTCAGCTCTCCGGCGCGCAGCTCGGTATCACCGTCACCAATCTGGTGGTCGGCATGCTCGCCGAGCCGTCCATCGCCAAGCTGATCCAGGGACCGGTCGAGGCCATGGGGGTCTCCCCCGGCGTGGCATCCACGCTGGCACTCGTGATCGGTACCGCCCTGTCCACCGTGGTCCTGATGGTGGTCGGCGAGCTCGTCCCGAAGAACTGGGCCATCTCGTCCCCGCTGGCCGTGGCCAAGGTGGTCGCCACCCCGCAGCGGGTCTTCACCGCGGTCTTCCGCCCGTTCATCAGCCACCTCAACAACACCGCCAACCGGATCGTGCGCCGCTTCGGCCTCGAACCGACCGAGGAGCTGGCCTCCGCGCGCAGCCCGCAGGAGCTGGTGGCCCTGGCACGTCACTCCGCGAAGGAGGGCGCCCTGGAGGCCGACACCGCGGAACTGTTCGTGCGTACCCTCAACCTGTCCGAGCTGACCGCGGAGAACGTGATGACGCCGCGCGTCCAGGTGACCGCCCTCGAGATCCGGGCGACCGCGGAGGACGTCGCGAACGCCACCCGGGCGACCGGTCTCTCCCGCTTCCCCGTCTACCGGGGCAGCCTGGACTCGGTCGTGGGGGTCGCGCACATCAAGGACGTGCTGGCCATTCCGGCAGCGCAGCGGCCCCGCAAACGGGTGTCGGACATGCTGCGCGAGCCGCTCCTCGTGCCCGAGACCCTCACCGTGGACCGGTTGCTGGACCGGCTGTCCGGCAAACTCGCCATGGCTGTCGTCATCGACGAGTACGGCGGCACGGCAGGTGTCGTGACGCTGGAGGACATCGTCGAGGAGGTCGTCGGCGAGGTACGTGACGAGCACGACCCGCACGAGACGCCCGACCTCGCACCCGCCGGCGAGGACGCCGACGGACGCACCCTGTGGTCCGCCGACGGTGCGGCACGCACGGACCAGCTCCGGACCATCGGGCTGCGGGTCCCGGACGGGCCCTACGAGACCCTCGCCGGGCTCATCGCCACCGAAGTCGGCCGCATCCCCGTGGTCGGCGACACCGTTGAGCTCACCAACTGGCGGATCGATGTGGTGGACGCCTCGGGGCACCGCGCCGCGCGCGCCCTTCTGCACGCACCGCTGCCCGGTACCGACGATCCGACGGAGAACGAACGATGA
- a CDS encoding SAM-dependent methyltransferase encodes MSDDTSPPADRIDTGTPHSARVWNYWLGGKDNYEVDRLLGAAMEESYPQIIDIARASRLFQARAVRYLAQEAGIRQFLDLGTGLPTANATHEVAQAVAPSARIVYVDHDPIVLAHARALLTSRPEGATDYVHADLRDSGTVLREAARTLDLQQPVALMVLSTLGHIADGGEAAALLRSYLDAFPAGSFLMLCDTIETEETRAASDDYASGGAMPYISRPREIMRSFSDGLDLVEPGFGSISLWRPEEPATGEPVDQWGFVAAKR; translated from the coding sequence ATGAGTGACGACACCTCGCCGCCTGCGGACCGGATCGACACAGGCACACCGCACTCGGCGCGCGTCTGGAACTACTGGCTGGGCGGCAAGGACAACTACGAGGTGGACCGCCTCCTGGGCGCGGCCATGGAGGAGTCGTACCCGCAGATCATCGACATCGCCCGTGCCTCCCGCCTGTTCCAGGCGCGAGCTGTTCGCTATCTGGCCCAGGAAGCCGGGATACGGCAGTTCCTCGACCTCGGCACCGGCCTGCCGACAGCGAACGCGACGCACGAGGTGGCCCAGGCGGTCGCCCCTTCGGCCCGCATCGTCTACGTGGACCACGACCCCATCGTGCTGGCCCACGCGCGCGCCCTGCTGACCAGCCGGCCCGAGGGCGCCACGGACTACGTGCACGCGGATCTGAGGGACTCCGGGACGGTGCTGCGGGAGGCCGCGAGGACACTGGACCTCCAGCAACCGGTTGCCCTGATGGTGCTCTCGACCCTGGGGCACATCGCGGACGGGGGCGAGGCCGCCGCCCTTCTGCGCAGCTACCTCGACGCGTTCCCCGCCGGAAGTTTCCTGATGCTGTGCGACACGATCGAGACGGAGGAGACCCGGGCGGCGTCCGACGACTACGCCAGCGGTGGCGCCATGCCCTACATCTCACGGCCCAGGGAGATCATGCGCTCCTTCTCGGACGGCCTGGACCTGGTCGAGCCGGGCTTCGGGTCGATCAGCCTGTGGCGCCCGGAGGAGCCCGCCACCGGTGAGCCGGTCGACCAGTGGGGATTCGTGGCCGCGAAGCGGTAG
- a CDS encoding ABC transporter permease: protein MSTTAVLHSEWIKIKSVRSVSGSLIAVFAATLAITVLAFATVGQAEADNANAEPVFDAFYALNFGQIAAISFGATALSSEFLNGALRISLSAVPRRGLFYAAKMSVVGGLALAVGMITSFATFLVGQMFMGDYAIGLGEPGALRAAFGGGIYLTLMALFAAGLTALLRSAVAVLSLLIPFILIVSFVVGDIAGGVAQYLPDRAGQLVLHQTPQGSLGPWTGMAVTAAWAGAALFAGWWAVRKRDA from the coding sequence ATGTCGACAACTGCTGTTCTCCACTCCGAGTGGATCAAGATCAAGTCGGTGCGGTCCGTGTCCGGATCCCTGATAGCGGTCTTCGCCGCCACCCTCGCCATCACCGTGCTCGCGTTCGCCACGGTCGGACAGGCGGAGGCGGACAACGCCAACGCCGAGCCGGTCTTCGACGCCTTCTACGCCCTGAACTTCGGCCAGATCGCCGCCATCAGTTTCGGTGCGACCGCCCTGTCCTCCGAGTTCCTGAACGGAGCCCTGCGGATATCGCTGTCGGCCGTTCCACGCCGAGGTCTCTTCTACGCAGCCAAGATGTCCGTGGTCGGCGGGCTCGCTCTCGCCGTAGGCATGATCACCAGCTTCGCCACGTTCCTCGTGGGGCAGATGTTCATGGGCGACTACGCAATCGGTCTGGGAGAACCCGGCGCTCTGCGTGCGGCGTTCGGCGGGGGCATCTACCTCACGCTGATGGCGCTGTTCGCGGCGGGACTGACAGCGCTGCTGCGCAGTGCGGTTGCCGTGCTCAGTCTGCTCATCCCCTTCATCCTGATCGTCTCCTTCGTGGTCGGAGACATCGCGGGCGGCGTAGCGCAGTATCTTCCGGACCGGGCAGGGCAGTTGGTGCTCCACCAGACTCCCCAAGGAAGCCTCGGGCCGTGGACGGGGATGGCCGTCACCGCCGCATGGGCCGGTGCCGCGCTGTTCGCCGGCTGGTGGGCGGTGCGTAAGAGGGACGCCTGA
- a CDS encoding SGNH/GDSL hydrolase family protein, with amino-acid sequence MELNASYTSLVAVGDSFTEGMSDLLPNGSYRGWADVLAARLAARTPGFRYANLAVRGKLISQIVDEQVAVAAALQPDVITLVGGLNDTLRPKCDMGMVRGRLEEAVERLAPSCKQLVLMRSPGRNGPVMERFRPRMEELFSLVDDLAERHGAVVADLYGAPSLGDPRMWDVDRLHLTPEGHRRVAEAVWQTLGLPAESDWRTPVPASQPARWARRRVDDVRFARQHLMPWIGRRLTGRSSGDGRAGAQFDAGLGRAFYVTPADAANPGPVTEWRRLDS; translated from the coding sequence ATGGAATTGAATGCCTCCTACACCAGTCTTGTCGCGGTCGGCGACTCGTTCACCGAGGGCATGTCGGACCTGCTGCCCAACGGTTCCTACCGCGGCTGGGCCGATGTCCTCGCCGCCCGGCTCGCGGCCCGCACTCCCGGCTTCCGGTACGCGAATCTGGCCGTGCGCGGAAAACTCATCAGCCAGATCGTCGACGAGCAGGTAGCCGTCGCGGCAGCGCTGCAGCCCGACGTGATCACGCTCGTCGGCGGGCTCAACGACACTCTGCGGCCGAAGTGCGACATGGGCATGGTGCGGGGTCGGCTGGAGGAGGCCGTCGAGCGTCTCGCGCCGTCGTGCAAGCAGCTGGTGCTGATGCGCAGCCCCGGGCGCAACGGTCCCGTGATGGAACGCTTCCGTCCGCGCATGGAGGAGCTCTTCTCGCTGGTCGACGACCTGGCGGAACGGCACGGCGCGGTGGTGGCCGACCTGTACGGCGCACCCTCCCTGGGGGATCCCCGGATGTGGGACGTCGACCGGCTGCATCTGACGCCCGAGGGGCACCGAAGGGTCGCCGAGGCGGTCTGGCAGACGCTCGGACTGCCTGCGGAGAGCGACTGGCGGACCCCTGTACCGGCTTCCCAGCCGGCGCGCTGGGCGAGGCGGCGCGTCGATGACGTCAGGTTTGCCCGCCAGCATCTGATGCCCTGGATCGGGCGGCGTCTTACCGGACGCTCGTCCGGCGACGGACGGGCCGGCGCGCAGTTCGACGCCGGACTCGGGCGTGCCTTCTACGTCACGCCTGCGGATGCGGCGAACCCCGGCCCTGTGACGGAGTGGCGTCGGCTGGACAGCTGA
- the mug gene encoding G/U mismatch-specific DNA glycosylase has protein sequence MTPEELLAARDRIVPDVVAGGLRVLFCGINPSLMTGATGHHFAHPGNRFWPVLHLSGFTPRQLKPSEQDELLTHGLGITNVVARATARADELSTEEFRAGGELLSAKVEQFGPSWLAVVGVTAYRTAFGERRAQIGPQERTIGGARVWALPNPSGLNAHWTVRTMAEEFARLRTAVGQEASVPPAPGRCTPEIP, from the coding sequence ATGACACCCGAGGAACTCCTGGCCGCCCGCGACCGCATCGTCCCCGATGTGGTCGCGGGTGGTCTGCGTGTGCTGTTCTGCGGCATCAACCCGAGTCTCATGACCGGGGCCACTGGGCACCACTTCGCCCACCCGGGCAATCGGTTCTGGCCCGTTCTGCATCTGTCGGGCTTCACTCCGAGGCAACTGAAACCGTCGGAACAGGACGAGCTGCTCACTCACGGCCTCGGCATCACCAACGTGGTGGCCCGCGCCACGGCACGTGCGGACGAGCTGAGCACCGAGGAATTCCGCGCAGGGGGAGAACTTCTGTCGGCGAAGGTGGAGCAGTTCGGGCCTTCGTGGCTCGCTGTTGTCGGCGTCACCGCCTACCGCACGGCTTTCGGTGAACGCCGAGCGCAGATCGGCCCGCAGGAGCGAACCATCGGCGGCGCCCGTGTCTGGGCCCTGCCCAACCCGAGTGGGCTCAACGCGCACTGGACCGTGAGGACGATGGCGGAGGAATTCGCCCGCCTGCGCACGGCCGTGGGACAGGAGGCATCCGTACCCCCCGCCCCTGGCCGCTGCACCCCTGAGATCCCCTGA
- a CDS encoding hemolysin family protein codes for MIAVQLFIGLLTLVVNAFFVGAEFALISVRRSQIEPEAEAGNRRARSVIWGLEHVSALLAAAQLGITLCTLVLGIVAEPAIAHLLEPVFDAVGVPHGLVHPISFVIALSVATYLHMLLGEMVPKNIALAEPARTALLLGPPLVTLARALRPVIFTINAFANALLKLLRVETKDEVSATFSDDELARLVKDAGDAGLVDDRSAERLRHALELGRRPVRDVLLPVDRVLYTRVGTTPEELERLSSESGFSRFPVMDSEQRILGYLHVKDALDATPRDVPFPVTAMRPIARVRANTPLDDVLTALRRSRTHLAAVLDEDNDRLVGMVTMEDVLRELVGRAQAR; via the coding sequence ATGATCGCCGTGCAGCTCTTCATCGGGCTGCTGACCCTGGTCGTGAACGCCTTCTTCGTCGGCGCGGAGTTCGCACTGATCTCCGTACGGCGCAGCCAGATCGAGCCGGAGGCCGAGGCCGGGAACCGGCGGGCGCGCAGCGTCATCTGGGGCCTCGAACATGTGTCGGCGCTCCTCGCCGCGGCTCAGCTGGGCATCACGCTCTGCACGCTGGTGCTCGGTATCGTCGCCGAGCCCGCCATCGCCCACCTGCTGGAGCCCGTCTTCGACGCGGTGGGGGTGCCGCACGGACTGGTGCACCCGATCTCGTTCGTGATCGCCCTGTCCGTGGCGACCTATCTGCACATGCTGCTGGGCGAGATGGTGCCGAAGAACATCGCGCTGGCCGAACCGGCCCGCACGGCACTGCTGCTCGGACCACCGCTCGTTACCCTGGCCAGGGCGCTGCGCCCGGTGATCTTCACCATCAACGCCTTCGCCAACGCCCTGCTGAAGCTCCTGCGGGTGGAGACCAAGGACGAGGTGTCCGCGACCTTCTCCGACGACGAGCTGGCCCGGCTCGTCAAGGACGCCGGTGACGCGGGCCTCGTCGACGACCGCTCGGCGGAGCGGCTGCGGCATGCCCTGGAACTCGGCCGACGGCCGGTCCGGGACGTCCTGCTGCCGGTCGACCGGGTGTTGTACACCCGGGTCGGGACGACGCCCGAAGAGCTGGAGAGGCTCTCGTCGGAATCCGGCTTCTCCCGCTTCCCCGTCATGGACAGCGAGCAGCGGATTCTCGGGTACCTCCACGTGAAGGACGCCCTGGACGCCACACCTCGCGACGTTCCGTTCCCGGTGACGGCGATGCGGCCGATCGCCCGGGTGCGGGCCAACACGCCGCTCGACGACGTCCTGACCGCACTGCGGCGGAGCCGCACACACCTCGCAGCCGTGCTGGACGAGGACAACGACCGGCTGGTCGGCATGGTCACGATGGAGGACGTGCTGCGTGAGCTGGTGGGGAGGGCCCAGGCGCGCTGA
- the purB gene encoding adenylosuccinate lyase, which produces MSAKPRIPNVLAGRYASTELAVLWSPEQKVKLERQLWLAVLRAQKDLGIEVPDAALADYERVIDQVDLASIAEREKVTRHDVKARIEEFNALAGHEQVHKGMTSRDLTENVEQLQIRLSLELMRDRTVSVLARLGKLAAEYRELVIAGRSHNVAAQATTLGKRFATAADELLVAYGRLEDLLDRYPLRGIKGPVGTAQDMLDLLGGDADKLADLEHRIAGHLGFAQAFTSVGQVYPRSLDYDVVTALVQLAAAPSSVAKTIRLMAGHELVTEGFKPGQVGSSAMPHKMNTRSCERVNGLMVILRGYASMTGELAGDQWNEGDVSCSVVRRVALPDAFFAFDGLLETFLTVLDEFGAFPAVVARELDRYLPFLATTKVLMGAVRAGVGREVAHEAIKENAVASALAMREQGAERNELLDKLAADERIPLDRGQLDALMADKLSFTGAAGDQVAALVARIEEITKQHPEAAGYTPGSIL; this is translated from the coding sequence GTGTCTGCGAAGCCTCGCATCCCCAATGTCCTGGCCGGCCGCTATGCCTCTACGGAGCTGGCCGTCCTCTGGTCCCCCGAGCAGAAGGTGAAGCTGGAGCGTCAGCTGTGGCTGGCGGTGCTGCGCGCTCAGAAGGACCTCGGGATCGAGGTGCCCGACGCAGCGCTCGCCGACTACGAGCGGGTGATCGACCAGGTCGACCTGGCCTCGATCGCCGAGCGCGAGAAGGTGACCCGGCACGACGTGAAGGCCCGGATCGAGGAGTTCAACGCCCTCGCCGGCCATGAGCAGGTGCACAAGGGCATGACCTCCCGGGACCTCACCGAGAACGTCGAGCAGTTGCAGATCCGGCTCTCGCTGGAGCTCATGCGCGACCGTACGGTGTCGGTTCTGGCCCGCCTGGGCAAGCTGGCCGCCGAGTACCGTGAGCTGGTCATCGCGGGCCGCTCGCACAATGTCGCCGCACAGGCGACGACGCTCGGCAAGCGTTTCGCGACCGCCGCGGACGAGCTGCTCGTGGCCTACGGACGGCTCGAGGACCTGCTCGACCGGTACCCGCTGCGTGGCATCAAGGGCCCCGTCGGCACGGCCCAGGACATGCTGGACCTGCTGGGCGGCGACGCGGACAAGCTCGCCGACCTGGAGCACCGCATCGCCGGTCACCTCGGCTTCGCGCAGGCCTTCACTTCGGTCGGCCAGGTCTACCCCCGCTCTCTCGACTACGACGTGGTCACCGCGCTGGTCCAGCTGGCCGCCGCACCCTCGTCGGTCGCCAAGACCATCCGGCTGATGGCCGGCCACGAGCTGGTGACCGAAGGCTTCAAGCCGGGTCAGGTCGGCTCGTCGGCCATGCCGCACAAGATGAACACCCGCTCCTGCGAGCGCGTCAACGGCCTGATGGTCATCCTGCGCGGCTACGCGTCGATGACGGGCGAGCTGGCGGGCGATCAGTGGAACGAGGGCGACGTGTCCTGCTCCGTGGTCCGCCGCGTCGCACTGCCGGACGCGTTCTTCGCGTTCGACGGTCTGCTGGAGACCTTCCTGACGGTCCTCGACGAGTTCGGCGCGTTCCCCGCGGTCGTGGCACGTGAGCTGGACCGCTACCTCCCGTTCCTCGCCACCACCAAGGTGCTGATGGGCGCGGTACGGGCAGGAGTCGGCCGTGAGGTCGCCCACGAAGCGATCAAGGAGAACGCTGTCGCATCGGCGCTGGCGATGCGTGAGCAGGGTGCGGAACGCAACGAGCTGCTGGACAAGCTGGCCGCTGACGAGCGCATCCCGCTCGACCGCGGGCAGCTGGACGCCCTGATGGCGGACAAGCTGTCCTTCACCGGCGCGGCCGGCGATCAGGTCGCCGCTCTGGTGGCCCGGATCGAGGAGATCACCAAGCAGCACCCGGAAGCGGCCGGCTACACGCCCGGTTCCATCCTCTGA